A window of Hevea brasiliensis isolate MT/VB/25A 57/8 chromosome 14, ASM3005281v1, whole genome shotgun sequence contains these coding sequences:
- the LOC110671000 gene encoding disease resistance protein RPV1 isoform X2 produces MASTSSSAPPRKYDVFISFRGKEIRKRFLSHLFHSLVRKQIKTFLDESLDKGEEISPALLKIIQESSLSIVIFSENYADSPWYLDELVKILECKETLGQIVPPVFYEVDPTDVQEPRGKFKEAFDIAKHEEQVKGSLQKVDKWKHALIEVSNFSGWDSRDKELKILKSYYFTCMGRII; encoded by the exons ATGGCTTCTACTTCTTCATCAGCCCCTCCCCGCAAGTATGATGTTTTTATTAGTTTTAGAGGCAAAGAAATCCGCAAGCGTTTTCTATCCCATCTCTTTCATTCTTTGGTTCGAAAACAAATCAAAACCTTCTTGGATGAAAGCCTTGATAAAGGAGAAGAGATTTCACCCGCTCTCTTGAAAATAATCCAAGAATCAAGTCTCTCAATAGTCATTTTCTCTGAAAATTACGCAGATTCTCCATGGTATTTGGATGAGCTTGTGAAGATACTTGAATGCAAGGAAACTTTAGGACAAATAGTCCCACCAGTTTTTTATGAAGTAGATCCAACTGACGTTCAAGAGCCGAGAGGAAAATTTAAGGAGGCATTTGATATTGCTAAGCATGAAGAACAAGTTAAAGGCAGTCTACAAAAGGTGGATAAATGGAAGCATGCTTTGATAGAAGTAAGCAACTTTTCTGGATGGGATTCACGAGATAA GGAACTGAAAATATTGAAGTCATATTACTTCACATGTATGGGAAGGATAATTTAG
- the LOC110671000 gene encoding TMV resistance protein N isoform X1, with product MASTSSSAPPRKYDVFISFRGKEIRKRFLSHLFHSLVRKQIKTFLDESLDKGEEISPALLKIIQESSLSIVIFSENYADSPWYLDELVKILECKETLGQIVPPVFYEVDPTDVQEPRGKFKEAFDIAKHEEQVKGSLQKVDKWKHALIEVSNFSGWDSRDKDESKLVEEIVNDALKKLSHMSSSDDYHDDNLIGIESRVEKMEKLLNDKRVVGIWGM from the exons ATGGCTTCTACTTCTTCATCAGCCCCTCCCCGCAAGTATGATGTTTTTATTAGTTTTAGAGGCAAAGAAATCCGCAAGCGTTTTCTATCCCATCTCTTTCATTCTTTGGTTCGAAAACAAATCAAAACCTTCTTGGATGAAAGCCTTGATAAAGGAGAAGAGATTTCACCCGCTCTCTTGAAAATAATCCAAGAATCAAGTCTCTCAATAGTCATTTTCTCTGAAAATTACGCAGATTCTCCATGGTATTTGGATGAGCTTGTGAAGATACTTGAATGCAAGGAAACTTTAGGACAAATAGTCCCACCAGTTTTTTATGAAGTAGATCCAACTGACGTTCAAGAGCCGAGAGGAAAATTTAAGGAGGCATTTGATATTGCTAAGCATGAAGAACAAGTTAAAGGCAGTCTACAAAAGGTGGATAAATGGAAGCATGCTTTGATAGAAGTAAGCAACTTTTCTGGATGGGATTCACGAGATAA GGATGAGTCCAAATTAGTTGAAGAAATCGTCAATGATGCTTTGAAGAAATTGAGTCATATGTCATCGAGTGATGATTATCACGATGACAACTTGATTGGAATTGAATCACGTGTAGAAAAAATGGAAAAGTTGTTAAATGATAAGCGAGTTGTAGGAATTTGGGGGATGTGA